Sequence from the Temnothorax longispinosus isolate EJ_2023e chromosome 6, Tlon_JGU_v1, whole genome shotgun sequence genome:
gaaTGAGGCACAGCGAGAGAGAAACATTTATGAATGAAAAAACTTCTGTTCTGTCCTAAATATCATGAAAGTATCATGACAGGACGATAAAACTAAGAATGCATTGTAGGCCGCTTTGAACGACAGATTAGCAGCTTTGTTCGATACAATCGCGAAACGtgttgaatataaaaaaaagtttttattttttttatgaaaatggaattttaagtaaatatggTGTAAAATCTAATGAGAAAAGATTAGAGATATATGAGAGGAAATACGAGAcgctatttaattttttatatcagtattccataaaatatatttaatactttaacTAACAATAGTGGACTGAAAGCTATTTCCTCTAATCAGGTTGATATAAAAGagactttatttttatgcagatATGCATACAttgaataatatgtatatatacatatatatatatatatatattttattctctctcgTCTCCATTAATTTTTAGCAATCAATAGTTCCATACTGCGGAACCTGGCAGGTTTGAAAAGCAGTACAATTATCATATTTACTTGATAATCGAATGTGTATATGTTGGTCGAATTGCAATTTATCAATGTACCGCACAGTGTTTAAGGTTCGTGtataaaacgaaatatattttgggGCGGCTCAATCACTTAATAATGTCTCGCAAATATACTTTAACTGCATAATGTACGTTAACAGCCATAATAAGTTTTGCAAGAGattttgcaagaaaaaaaaatttatattacgttaagtgaaatattttctcaaattaGAGAGGAAAAGTTACGATGCggtaaaaagaattattatttcaaacgtaagtttttattttacatgtaatcCGTCCCCATTAGAAAGAACATTAGAAAGATACCGATATGCAATACATAAGTTGGCTTAATTATCGTAAGGctataatatttgaatatatatattttgagtaattaaatttctgtattgAATAGTTTGCACAtgattttccttctttttttagagaagGTATCACTTCGATATATTGACCTAAATCattcattatttaaagcaCGCTTTTATCGACACACATATgctatttcgaaaatttaatcGCAAGGCATCGCAAGAATAGCTTGAAGTTAATTAACGAGCTCTAATTTTAACGAAGCGCAATGGCTTTTAACGACGGAGGTACCTCTTTATATTTGTAGAGTATCGTAGATAATTTTGAAGCGCTTCTCTTTGCAACTCCGTACAAGATTgtattaatttgcataatatatatgtaacgcGTTCATTTTAATTAGAACTCAAGGGCAACTCTCTCAATCGGCATCTAATACTGAGACCATGCTTATAAAAGAAAGTTCAAGATAAACGAGACCACGTTTAGATTCGTACGTCGCTGTAATCACctctttttatacttttatatttcgcTGCAGATCAAGTCGTTTGAACGGGACAATTTTTACGTGAATATATGTTCACTCACATGGTATACAAAGCTTCGGTTTACGAATGCGACACCATTATGCACCTTCTTGCAAGTGTAACGCGTGacaataatagtttttaagcgAGTTCGAGAGAACTTTTGctgatttttttctctataattTATACGTTTTGAGTAGTCATTTTATAATCAGGATCCGTGGGAgctcaattaaaatatttgattgcaTTTTATGTCTTTTGGAGATATTTTTTAGAACGAACAGTTGTTTGTCAAGTATCAGTTAGTCTTAGTTTCGCACTATTACAGGTACATCGTCTTCCCTCGTAATAATCTCTTGCGATCCAATCGTTAAATAAACACAATCATTCACCACTTTAATGTTAATGCGACCATTTTGAAAAAACGATATAAATGcgttaattagaaattagacGTGTACTTAGGAATTTATAACGCCTTTCCGTTTGTCACCGAACTTCCAGAATTTGTTTGAAATGCAATGGGTGTTTCCCAGAATCATTGAGAAAATGttaatctgtaaatataacaatgttGAGCATTAATTCTGCGCATCGAGTGAGAACATGCGAGAAACGATCGTAACGAAATCTTTATTCTAAAAGTATCGCGTCCCAAATATTATACCTAATGCCAGTGAAAATCGACAGATTGTAATCGATCGTGTATTAATCACGATGCAACTATCTCTCACACGCTTTCGATCTATCACTATGTACGGCGCTATGGCGAATAAATATCGCTAATGAGGTTGTAAGACTAATATAATGGCAGACTTATTTCTGATTGTGTGTTGTTCGACATCGAATCTTATCGAGATCACTTTTATATCACGCTATAGCGTGCTGTTCTCGATGAATATCCTGTCGAAAAGCGTCGGACGCATGCGGCAGCGTACAGCTGTCTTGGCTGCATAGTTGCTAAGTGATATCCCTGTAGAAAGCATGCTCTAGAACGTAAGGAGACTGGAGTTAACGACCCGAGCGAAAcgatttttaatgttattaacgTTAGGcctattatgtacatatacatgtgtaaGCGCAGCGCGATCGAGTGagagttatataaatatattttccccTCCTTTGTCAACGTGTCCAACCGTGCATACTTCGGATTAACAATCGTACCTGTAAATAAAGCCATCGGAGAGTGAAGTCACTCTCTATATATACGCAATGCTGGAGTCCTGTAATCCTACATTAAAATctctatacatatttaatgtcTGCCTTCATTCCGACCTTATCACTCACTGCTAAATGGTATCTGCGCAATACAAAAGCAGAACAAGAATGGCCCTTATTGTATGTGGGAATTAAAGACGGTGAGAATTGATTTAAGTTAAtcctatacatataataatatgataaaggCTACTTCTTGTTTCTACTTCAATAGTCGTTCAGATCGAGGTAAgagtttctttaataaaagtcAATAATTTGCGCTcgtaagtttatttttatgtcgcACGTACAATTGttatttcttcttaaaatgtataatcgcATTTAATACAATCGTATTATGTGCGACGATGATTTTTATGAGTTTTATGACGCTGCTTCGACGATTCTTCTGGAGACAACGGCGAGAGTTCGCAGATAAACGGCAGTGATGCGCGACAAGGTATCACTTTCCAGAAGGGCAGCGAGTTTTTGGCAGGCAGCTTTGTGAGAGCGACACAGCCCTTCGAATACGACGGTTCCCCCTCGCCCCATGCTCGATAGTCGAAGCAGGACAAGGACTCGCCTGTCAAaagtcatatatttttcagagtTCTCTGTCGAGATACCTTTCGGCATGCGGCTTGAAAGATTATCTCGCTGCAAGcaagacatatatatgtggTCACGAATTACCGAATTCGTTCTTCCAAATTCTCTCCTTGTTTTCACTGCTCAGACCCACGAATCTGGTAAGATTATGTGACACGAATTTGCCGAGGCCTTCTGTGCGCTCCTCGCTAATTATGTGCGCGAGCGATGCGTTTTGCGTCTGGCAGAAACTTCGTGCCTCCGTATAATTCAGACTTTCGGACGAGAGCATGAACATCCCCGCTTTGGGAATACACTCCATCGTGGCATTCActgaaagtaaataatatttaattaataacacgtCGAAAGAGCTTACggttcgaaaaataaattcggACGCgtgtataacatttaatatggTTTGTGTGTTAATAATGGACTTTCATGGCATGATCTTTACGCGGGCTCTGAtgtgaataattataatttcatttaccGGGCGGAGATAAAATGTGGTACATGCtgtaataattgcaatttgGGGTAGCCACGAGGGTGGTCATATTGTAATCTTCGGGACATTGAAGAGCTTGACACGAGTTTTCTCGCCCACCTGCGTGTCAGTAAAGAAACATCATAAGAATATACGCCAGGGAAATTACACGAAACGTACGTTGAATTAATCACGTTAATTGAACCGACTAATTACACCGCGTTTTACAGCACAGTTGCACTTGTAATTCGCATTACGTTCCGCTATAATCATGAGGGCCTATCACGTGAAATGATCATAATTACACGCCGCAATTACGTTTAAATGTTTGCCATTCGCGTACCGGTGCGGTTTCTcgag
This genomic interval carries:
- the LOC139815382 gene encoding uncharacterized protein, yielding MPSVNLILFLFIICAAYSITYCDHCCLINRHELPQYDLIMNNSCSSQPIISRRIVSNVSECAKFAASKKALAFNFISSRNRTGGRENSCQALQCPEDYNMTTLVATPNCNYYSMYHILSPPVNATMECIPKAGMFMLSSESLNYTEARSFCQTQNASLAHIISEERTEGLGKFVSHNLTRFVGLSSENKERIWKNEFGESLSCFDYRAWGEGEPSYSKGCVALTKLPAKNSLPFWKVIPCRASLPFICELSPLSPEESSKQRHKTHKNHRRT